CCAGTTTGGCCAGACGCGTTTTGGCCGATGCGATCTTCATCGATGCCGAAGCGATGCTTTGCCGCAGGGCACTGACATCGTTGCCGGAAATTTCGCTCTGAAGCGCCAGCATTTTTTTCAACCGTACCCTTTGCAGTTTCGTCGCCCCGATCTTCTGTGTCAATGCATGGAGTCTGTGCTGAAGCTCCTCTTTGGCGGTGATGAAATCGACAGGATCGATTTTTGCCAGGAGTTCTCCTTTTTTGACAGGGGAGTTGGCAGTTTTGGTCATTTCGATCACTTTTCCACCCACTTTGAAGGCGAGAGTCGACAATCGGTCGCTTTTGATGAAGGCGGCGTCACTGACGGCATGGGTGGTACGGAAATGGATATATCGGTATCCGACGGCCACCAGTGCGATTACGATCGCGATCAGGAGCAGTGAACCGGTCTTTTTGGACATGACAATCCTTTGAAGGGCATTTGGTGAATTATATTCACAAAAGTATTAATTCATTCTTATTTAAGGAATTGTGCTTTATCATTGCTTATTATGAGCACGCATACAACCGTCAAACACAAGATCCGTCAAAAGGTAGAGGAAGCGAAAAAGGAGATCATTCTTGATGCCGTCTCCGACTACTTCGAAACGGTGGGGTTTAGCGAACCGAAAATGCAGGATATCGCCAAAGCCGTGGGGATTTCTGTCGGGGCGCTCTATAAGCTCTTCCCATCCAAAGATGCGCTCTTTTTTGCCTACGTGGGCCATCAGATAGAGCAGTTCAGTCGTAAACTTGCCGACATGTGTGAAGATGTGAAAGATCCCCAAAAGTGCCTTGTGCTCTATATCCAGCTCAAATTTTCCACATTCGCTTCCAAACGCAAAGCGATTGAGGATCCTGTCATCGGCGATCCGCTCTTTTTTGTCAAGATGAATACGAGAAAAGAAAATCCCGCCGCCGCGATCTTCGAATTTCTGGCCGAGCAATTTGAGAGACTGGCACGAAAAAAGCCGCTCAAATCGTCCAACCATATGAAAACGGCCTATTTATTCAATGCGGCGACGATGGGATACATCGAATATTGGCTCAATTTCGGCGGTGGTCTCGAAGAGAAAGCCGAAGAGGTTTTCGACCGTATCATGAACGGCATCGGGGCGTGAGGAGACGATGATGGAAAAAATTTCGCTGGTACTTGGCAGCGGAGGAGCCAGGGGTTACGCCCATATCGGCGTCATCGAAGAGCTGGAGCGTCTGGGATACGAAATCGTCTCGATCAGCGGAGCGTCGATGGGGGCGTTGATCGGCGGTCTCTATGCGGCAGGAAAAATGCAGGAGTACAAAGAGTGGGTACTGGGACTGGACGTGCTGGATGTGATGGCGCTGCTCGATTTCAGCTGGGACAGGCGGGGCATGGTACGCGGTGACAAGGTGCTTGGAAAATTGAAAGAGATACTGGGCGACATTCGCATCGAGGCATTGGATGTCGACTATACCGCCGTGGCGACCGACCTGAAGCGAAACCGGGAAGTGTGGTTTCAAAAAGGGGACCTGCTCGAAGCGATCCGGGCTTCGATCTCGATTCCTTCTTTTTTCACGCCTGTCGAAAAGGATGGTATGCTTCTGGTCGACGGCGGCGTGCTCAACCCCCTGCCCGTCGCACCGACGATGGCGTCCTACAGCGATAAGACCGTTGCTGTAAGCCTTTTCGGAGACGCGGCGGCACCGAAAATCGAAATGCCCGAAGAGGTGCGTCTGAAGGAGTCGAAACTGGATGAAATCGCATCGGAAATTGTAAGCCGGGCAAGGCAATGGTTCGAATCGCAGGCAAGTGAGGAGAAGGAGCCCTACCATCTTTTCGATATCATCGATATGACCATTGAATCGATGCAGAAAACGCTGGTAGGATACCGGCTCGGTGGCTACCCTCCCGACCTCATGATCGAGATACCCCAACAGGTCTGCTCGGCGCTCGATTTTCACAAAGCCTACGAGGTGATCGAAACGGGAAGGATTCTCGCTCGCAAGAGCCTGGAATAATAGGCGGGGTGCGAACCGTCGGTTTCTGAACACAATGGTGGGCAGAGGCGGGCGGCTTTCACCCACATCAAAAACTGAGTATCATCATTTAAAAAGGAGTTCAAAATGGAAATCGACAAAATAAAAGAAGAGATTGCCAATAAGATCGAGGCACTGAGGGAGAGCGGCGAAGAGAGTGCGGAAAAGATCCGCGGGGCGATCGAAAGCACCATAAAAGAATCCCTGGAAAAATCGGAAGCCGGTACCGAGGAGATCAAAAAGGCGGCCCGGGAGATCCTTCTGGAACTGCAGGTTAAAGGGTATATCAAAAAGATCGAAATCGAAGAGAGTCTCAACGGAATCATCGGTGCCATCGAAAAAGAGGCGCAGGAGAGACTTGCGGCCATCGATTACGAAATGCTCAAGCTCAAACTCAAAGCCGAAGATGAACGCATGCGCCTGGCCAATCAGCTCCAAAAGGCCGCCGAAGGTTTCAAAGAAGCTGCCAGTGAAATGGAGAAGGAGGTTGAAACCTCGGTCAGACAAAAGGCGCTGGCGCTGGAGCGTCAAGCCCTGGAGCTCAAAACGAAAGCCAAAGAGGAGTCCGAATCTCTGAGTGCAAAGGCGTCGGAGTTCGCAGAGAAGGTCATCCGAATCGCAAAAGGCGCCTACGAGGGAGCGGTTGAGGGAGCCAGGAGAGCGCTCGAAGAAAAAAAATAGAACGGCCCACAGTGCCAGGGGGAGGGGAGGTTGACGGATGACAAAGGATAAGGTGTGAAGATTTTAAAAAAGTATTGGGTCGGTGGGGTCGCGTTCGTGCTCTTTATGGTCGCGAGTGCGATGATCTACACCAAGCTTCATCCCCAGGAGCTGCCGCCCAATCTTGTGGAGGGAACGGGTCGTATCGACGGGGATCTGACCAGTCTGAACACCAAATATCCGGGACGTATCGCCGAAATATTCGTTGACGACGGCATGCCGGTATCCAAAGGCATGGTGGTGGCGAAGCTAACAAGCAGGGAGTACGAAGCGCAGAAAGAGAGCCTGCAGAAACAGATTGCGGCAAAACAGAGGGAGCTTGGAGCCAAAGAGATCGAACTGCGCATCAACGAAACGAAAATCCCGCAGTTGCTCCAAAAGGCGAAAGCGGTGTTGGAGTCGCGCAAAAGCCAGCGGCAGGAGCTGGGCCGAGCCATCGCCTCGCAGGAGTCGTTGGTGGCGCAGGACATGCGCGATCTTGAGCGTATGAAAAAACTCTTTGCCCAAAGGCTGATCCAAAAACACAAACTCGAAGAGGTTGAACTCAAATACGATCTCGATCGGCACACACTGGCCGGACTGCTCGACAGGAAACGTCAACTCGAGCAGGCTGTCGCCATTGCCGAAAGCGACCTCTCCAACGCCGTCGCCGCCCAGAAATCCCTCGATGCGATGCGCGAGGGGATCGCGGCGCTCAAAGAAGGGATCGCGGCGCTGGAAGCGTCCAAAGCCCGGGTGCAAGCGATGATTGCTGAGTTGACGCTCGTAAGCCCTCTGACCGGCTTCACGGTAGAAAAGATCGCCAACCCCGGCGAAGTGCTGGGCGCAGGCATGCCGGTGGCCACGCTCATCGCTCCCGAATCGCTCTATCTTAAAATTTTTGTCGATACGATCAAGAATGGCAAAATCAAACTTCACGACAAAGCGGTCATCTTCCTCGATGCCTGGCCCGACCATCCTATACCGGCGGAGGTGGTTCGTATCGCGCAAAAAGCGGAATTTACACCCAAAGAGGTCAATGTCCGAAGCGACAGGATTCAGAGGGTTTTTGCCGTGCATCTGAAACCCTTGAAGCCCGATCCGCTGTTGAAACTGGGACTTCCCGCGATCGGGGTCATTTCGCTGGATGGCAAGGGATTGCCGAAGTCGCTTGAGGATATTCCGGCACTTTGACACGGTTTCGGAATCTCGTATTATCGGTTTTCGGCAGAGTGGGAAACGATTTTCGCCGCGCTCACTCATTGAAAATTCCATCGGAAAGTCCCGAGATTGAGGCAAGAGAATGCGTATGAGAAAAAAGCGACGACGTTCGAATCACACAGACCCGACGACCCGTCACCGCTCCACCGACACGCCTGCAAAAATCGACCGAAACGTCGTTTTGCTGGGCTGGGTCAGCTATTTTACCGACATGGCCTCGGCGATGGTGAACCCGATTCTTCCCATTTTCGTTGTCGCAGCACTCCATGAAGGGGTGGACAAACTGGGGATCATCGTCGCGGTGGCGACCTTCGTCTCCTACGCGCTGCGGCTTGTGTCGGGGTATATCAGCGACCGTTTTGGCATCGTCAAACCGCTGGTGGTCGGGGGGTACGCACTCTCTGCCATCTCCAAACCCATGATCGGCATGACACACGGTTACAAAAGCGTCGCGTCGCTCAAGGCGCTTGAGAGACTCGGCAAAGCTCTCAGGTCCGCACCCAAGGATGTGATGATCGCCGAATACAGCCACAAAAACGCCTCCGGAAAGACGTTCGGCTTTCACAAAACTCTCGATATCGCGGGGGAACTGAGCGGCACACTGCTGCTTTTTGGCTTTCTGCTCTGTTTCGGGGTGAGTGAAGGGGTGATGCGCACGATCTTTCTGGCGACGATCGTGCCCGGCCTGATCGGATTCGTGCTCGTCGCCTTCTTTGTCAAAGATGTCAAGAAGCGCCCGGAAAGAGAAGGGGTGAAGTTCCGCCTTACCAAAAGAGACAAAAATGCCGTGAAACAGCTCTTTTTCTACTTCCTTTTTATCTTTTTCATGTTCAGCGAAGCCTTTTTTACGATGCAGGCCAAAAACGTGGGCATCGCGGTGATGCTGATTCCTCTGCTTTTCGTCGTTTCGACGGGAATGCAGACGCTGACCAGCTATCTGCTGGGCGTCTGGGTCGACAGAATCGGCGCGGCAAGGGTGCTTTGGCTGGGGTATCTCTGCGGCGTGACCGCCCAGCTGCTTCTGTGGTTTGAAAAGTCGTGGCTGACATGGCTGGCCTACGCCTTTTTGGGTCTTTTTACCGTCGCCACTCTCAACGCCAACCGGGCCTTCATCGCCGCCTCCAGCGACAACAGGGGGTCGGTTTACGGCGTCTTCTACGGCGGTGTGGCGCTTTTTGGCGCGCTGGGCGCCTATGTCTGCGGCATGCTCTGGGAGCATTTCGGCATGCAGTCGGCACTGCTTTTCTCGCTGGGCGGCACCTTGGCACTTTGGCTCTTTTTCTCCCTGACCATCATGGGCGGGCGCTATGGTTACGCTTGAAGTCCGTAACGCCACGGTCCGCTACAAGAAGCGCATCGGCATCAAAAACGCCTCTTTGGAAGCCAAAAGGGGGCAGATCATCGGTTTTATCGGCGCCGACGGTACCGGAAAAAGCTCCCTGATGCACGCCATCGCCGGTGTGGGGCCTTTCGAGGGGGAGATACGCTTCGAAGGAATCGCCTACCACTCCCCGAAGGAAGCGGAACCCATCAAGCAGAAATTCGGGCTTATGCCCCAGGGGATTGGGCTGGTACTTTACAAAAACCTGACCGTTGCGGAACATCTCGATTTTTTCGCCGCCATCCGAAATATCAGAAAAGATGCCGCATTTCGCAGCTACCGGAAGCGTCTGCTCCATATGGCGGGACTGGAGCGGTTTACCGACAGGCAAGCGGGCAAGCTCAGCGGGGGGATGATGCAGAAACTCTCGCTCATCTGCACGCTGCTGCACCGCCCGAAACTGCTGATACTCGACGAACCGACCACCGGTGTCGACCCGCTCAGCCGTCTGGAGCTCTGGGAGATTCTCGACGACATTCGCAAAGCGGAAGGAACCGTCGCGCTGGTGAGTACCGCCTATATGCAGGAAGCCGCAAGAATGGATAGAATCTATCTCTTCGACGACGGGGAGATTATCGCCGACGGCACGGCCGAAGAACTGCTCGATACGGTCCACCCGATGACTTACGAACCCGTGCCCTGTCCCGAAGATGAGCATGTCCGGTGTATTCACACCGGCCATTTCACCTACGCCCTGACTCCCATCGACGCGCCCCCCAAAGAACCGACACTCGAAGCGCTCTTTTTTGTCAACGCCCTGAAAAAAGGGAGGCGCCTTCCTGTCATCGAAGTGAGCCCGAAAGAGAGCGAGGTGAAGATACCGCCCGTCGTCATGGAAGCGAAAGGCCTGACGAAGCGCTTTGGCGATTTCGTGGCGGATGACCATATCGACATGCAGCTCAAAAGCCGCGAAATCCTGGGATTGCTGGGTGCCAACGGGGCGGGAAAGACCACCTTCATCAAGATGCTTCTTGGACTCTATCCCATCGACGAGGGGGAGCTGACCCTGTTGGGGCGTCCCATCCGCAGCGCCAGGGACAGGCAGTCGCTCAAAGCGAAAATCGGATATGTCAGCCAGCATTTCGCTCTCTACAAAGACATGACGGTACGGGAAAATCTCCTCTATTTTGCCAATATGCATAAAATTCCGGCAAGCAGAGCTCTGCCACGTATTTTGCGTTACGCCGGGGAGTTGGGATTTGAAAGCTATATGGATGCGCTCCCAACGGAACTGCCCCTGGGGATCAACCAGCGCTTTTCGGTGGCGGCGGCGCTGCTGCACGAACCGGTTATCCTCTTTCTCGATGAACCGACATCGGGAGTGGACGCCATCGCCAGAAACCAGTTCTGGCAGATGCTCCAGCTTATCAAAGAGCGATGGGGCATAGCGATACTCATCACCACCCACTATATGAGCGAAGCGGAGTACTGCGATCGGATCGTATTGCTGAAGCAGGGGAAAAAGATTGCCGACGACACCGTGGAAAATCTCTACAAAACCTATCCCGACGCCAAAAATTTCGAAGAGATTTTTCTGCAGTTTTATCGGGAGGAGGCACAATGAACCTTGGGGTCGTTCGGGCCTATATGCTCAAAGAGTTCAGGGAACTCATTCGCTCCAGGATGATCGCCATTGTCTATCTGCTTCCGACGATGATCATTATCCTCTTTGGCTACGGCATCCGGATGGAAGTGACCCATGCCAGGACAATCATCATCGACAACGACCACACCAAACTTTCCCAGGATCTTGCGGCCCGTTTCGAGCATTCGAAATATTTCGACACCCGAATCCTTCAAATTACAGAAAAAGAGGCGTTGCATCGAATCAAACAGGCAAGGACGGACATACTTGTTATCATTCCCGAAAGTTTCGAAAAACGGCTTCTCAAAGGGGTCGAAACAGAGCTCGGCGTCTTCGTGGATGCCGCGTTTCCTGTACGGGGCGAGACGATGAGCAACTACGTAAAAGGTGTCATCTACACGGCGGCCACCGACCTCATGCCAACATCCACAGCACGCCTCATCACCGTGGAGAGCCGAAACCTTTTCAACCAGGCGATGCGTGACGAAGATGCCATCGTACCGGGTCTTCTGGGGCTCATTCTCCTGGTCGGTCCGGCCATCCTGTCGGCTCTGCTCATCGTCAAGGAGAAAGAGGAGGGAACCATTTTCAATTTCTTCTCATCGCCTGTCAAAAAGAGTGAATTCCTCATCGCCAAACTGGTGCCGGCCTTTCTGCTTCATTCCGTCAACATCGTGATTCTCTTTTTGTGGGCCACCTATCTTTTCGGTGTCCCTTTCAGAGGCAGTTTCATCCTTTTTTGGATCGCAAGCGAACTCTACATTGTCGTCAGCCTGGGTATCGGCCTGCTGGTGTCGATCATCACCCGTACCCAGATCGTGGCGATCGTTCTGACGATCATCATCACCATCATTCCGGGCTTTCTTTACTCGGGGATGCTGATGCCTATCTCCTCGATGTCGGGAGAGTCGAAAATCGAAGCGCATATCTACCCGGTGATGTACTACAACCATATCGTCTACGACACGTTCCTGATCGGCCAGGGGCTGGCGTCTGCGAAAATCGTTCTCTATCTGCTTATACTCTTTTTCTATGGCCTGGGCATCGTGCTGCTGGGATCGATGCTGATGAAAAAGGAGATCGGATGAGACTTTTTTTGACACTGGTCATGAAAGAGATCATCGCCTTTTTCCGCTCCTGGGGACTGGTGGCGGTGGTGCTTTACTCCTTTACCTTGGATATCTACATCGCCGGCAAAGGGATCGAAATGCAGGCGAAGAATGTTTCCGTCGGCTATGTGGACGATACGGGCGGGGGTATCAGCATGAAAATTCTAAGCCGTCTTCATGCGCCGGAATTTCAAAAACCGGTGCGATTTCTCTCCCAAAAGGCTCTTTACGACGCCATCCGCAACCGTGAGATCATGGTGGGCCTGCTTTTCGATCACGATTTCGAAACCTCCTATGAAAAAACCGGCCGTACCCAGCTCAACCTTCTTCTCGACGCCATTTCCGCCACCCAGAGTTTCCAGGCACTCCAGTATCTGCAAAACATCGTCCTGGATTTTTCCAATCTCCGGGTGCCTATCGAGCTTAAAATCCACAGACTCTTCAATCCCAACGCCCGGACCGACTGGTTCATGGCCGTGGCGGAGATGCTTTCGGTCACGACCCTGCTGGGTGTCATCCTCACCGCCGCCGTCTTTGTGCGGGAGAAAGAGAACGGAACGTGGGACATCATGCTGTTGATGCCCATCGATCCCAAACTGATCATACTCGCCAAAAGTTTTTCACAGGTGATCATTCTGATGTTCGGTGTCGTCATCGCCACAGGCATCGTGCTGTTCGGCGCATTTGATGTTCCCGTCAACCAGTCGCTGTGGGCCTTCTTTCTGCTCTCGTTCTTTTACGCTTTCACCAGCGCCGGCATCGGACTTTTCGTTGCGGCGGTCAGCCGAAGCATGCTGCAGGTGGCGCAACTGGCTATTTTGATCATGATGCCTCTCATCTTTCTCAGCGGTGCCTGGACACCCATCCACGCCATGCATCCGTTGCTGCAGGATCTTTCGCTTCTTTCTCCCCTGCGATACTACATCGAAGGAAGCGAAAGCATTTTTTTCAGAGGAACCGAATTTGTCGATCTGTGGCCC
This genomic interval from Hydrogenimonas urashimensis contains the following:
- a CDS encoding TetR/AcrR family transcriptional regulator; this translates as MSTHTTVKHKIRQKVEEAKKEIILDAVSDYFETVGFSEPKMQDIAKAVGISVGALYKLFPSKDALFFAYVGHQIEQFSRKLADMCEDVKDPQKCLVLYIQLKFSTFASKRKAIEDPVIGDPLFFVKMNTRKENPAAAIFEFLAEQFERLARKKPLKSSNHMKTAYLFNAATMGYIEYWLNFGGGLEEKAEEVFDRIMNGIGA
- a CDS encoding ATP-binding cassette domain-containing protein — translated: MVTLEVRNATVRYKKRIGIKNASLEAKRGQIIGFIGADGTGKSSLMHAIAGVGPFEGEIRFEGIAYHSPKEAEPIKQKFGLMPQGIGLVLYKNLTVAEHLDFFAAIRNIRKDAAFRSYRKRLLHMAGLERFTDRQAGKLSGGMMQKLSLICTLLHRPKLLILDEPTTGVDPLSRLELWEILDDIRKAEGTVALVSTAYMQEAARMDRIYLFDDGEIIADGTAEELLDTVHPMTYEPVPCPEDEHVRCIHTGHFTYALTPIDAPPKEPTLEALFFVNALKKGRRLPVIEVSPKESEVKIPPVVMEAKGLTKRFGDFVADDHIDMQLKSREILGLLGANGAGKTTFIKMLLGLYPIDEGELTLLGRPIRSARDRQSLKAKIGYVSQHFALYKDMTVRENLLYFANMHKIPASRALPRILRYAGELGFESYMDALPTELPLGINQRFSVAAALLHEPVILFLDEPTSGVDAIARNQFWQMLQLIKERWGIAILITTHYMSEAEYCDRIVLLKQGKKIADDTVENLYKTYPDAKNFEEIFLQFYREEAQ
- a CDS encoding patatin-like phospholipase family protein; the encoded protein is MEKISLVLGSGGARGYAHIGVIEELERLGYEIVSISGASMGALIGGLYAAGKMQEYKEWVLGLDVLDVMALLDFSWDRRGMVRGDKVLGKLKEILGDIRIEALDVDYTAVATDLKRNREVWFQKGDLLEAIRASISIPSFFTPVEKDGMLLVDGGVLNPLPVAPTMASYSDKTVAVSLFGDAAAPKIEMPEEVRLKESKLDEIASEIVSRARQWFESQASEEKEPYHLFDIIDMTIESMQKTLVGYRLGGYPPDLMIEIPQQVCSALDFHKAYEVIETGRILARKSLE
- a CDS encoding HlyD family secretion protein, giving the protein MKILKKYWVGGVAFVLFMVASAMIYTKLHPQELPPNLVEGTGRIDGDLTSLNTKYPGRIAEIFVDDGMPVSKGMVVAKLTSREYEAQKESLQKQIAAKQRELGAKEIELRINETKIPQLLQKAKAVLESRKSQRQELGRAIASQESLVAQDMRDLERMKKLFAQRLIQKHKLEEVELKYDLDRHTLAGLLDRKRQLEQAVAIAESDLSNAVAAQKSLDAMREGIAALKEGIAALEASKARVQAMIAELTLVSPLTGFTVEKIANPGEVLGAGMPVATLIAPESLYLKIFVDTIKNGKIKLHDKAVIFLDAWPDHPIPAEVVRIAQKAEFTPKEVNVRSDRIQRVFAVHLKPLKPDPLLKLGLPAIGVISLDGKGLPKSLEDIPAL
- a CDS encoding MFS transporter, with the translated sequence MRMRKKRRRSNHTDPTTRHRSTDTPAKIDRNVVLLGWVSYFTDMASAMVNPILPIFVVAALHEGVDKLGIIVAVATFVSYALRLVSGYISDRFGIVKPLVVGGYALSAISKPMIGMTHGYKSVASLKALERLGKALRSAPKDVMIAEYSHKNASGKTFGFHKTLDIAGELSGTLLLFGFLLCFGVSEGVMRTIFLATIVPGLIGFVLVAFFVKDVKKRPEREGVKFRLTKRDKNAVKQLFFYFLFIFFMFSEAFFTMQAKNVGIAVMLIPLLFVVSTGMQTLTSYLLGVWVDRIGAARVLWLGYLCGVTAQLLLWFEKSWLTWLAYAFLGLFTVATLNANRAFIAASSDNRGSVYGVFYGGVALFGALGAYVCGMLWEHFGMQSALLFSLGGTLALWLFFSLTIMGGRYGYA
- a CDS encoding ABC transporter permease yields the protein MRLFLTLVMKEIIAFFRSWGLVAVVLYSFTLDIYIAGKGIEMQAKNVSVGYVDDTGGGISMKILSRLHAPEFQKPVRFLSQKALYDAIRNREIMVGLLFDHDFETSYEKTGRTQLNLLLDAISATQSFQALQYLQNIVLDFSNLRVPIELKIHRLFNPNARTDWFMAVAEMLSVTTLLGVILTAAVFVREKENGTWDIMLLMPIDPKLIILAKSFSQVIILMFGVVIATGIVLFGAFDVPVNQSLWAFFLLSFFYAFTSAGIGLFVAAVSRSMLQVAQLAILIMMPLIFLSGAWTPIHAMHPLLQDLSLLSPLRYYIEGSESIFFRGTEFVDLWPYFAGVIILGAILYLYGFRKIGKLF
- a CDS encoding ABC transporter permease, encoding MNLGVVRAYMLKEFRELIRSRMIAIVYLLPTMIIILFGYGIRMEVTHARTIIIDNDHTKLSQDLAARFEHSKYFDTRILQITEKEALHRIKQARTDILVIIPESFEKRLLKGVETELGVFVDAAFPVRGETMSNYVKGVIYTAATDLMPTSTARLITVESRNLFNQAMRDEDAIVPGLLGLILLVGPAILSALLIVKEKEEGTIFNFFSSPVKKSEFLIAKLVPAFLLHSVNIVILFLWATYLFGVPFRGSFILFWIASELYIVVSLGIGLLVSIITRTQIVAIVLTIIITIIPGFLYSGMLMPISSMSGESKIEAHIYPVMYYNHIVYDTFLIGQGLASAKIVLYLLILFFYGLGIVLLGSMLMKKEIG